A single Drosophila miranda strain MSH22 chromosome XR, D.miranda_PacBio2.1, whole genome shotgun sequence DNA region contains:
- the LOC108151972 gene encoding protein ECT2 isoform X1 produces the protein MLHLPVTRLSFGCHSTYCNSKSNSKKLVTVQRQADSYFTYGEQEHSKQTKLRQAALCQVYEDFTEMSITTLPPRICLVGNAGQDADTLLAAKSFGLPVITSDSGLDTADNKKWRTFYVMEDFEGDTFQTLHKQKECILGPPALKYAAEMKQTLGHNSRPIYNYAMRGVVTCFTGIRKKDELLKLVHLIHSMSGCIKKDMNPKTTHLICKHSGGVKYQYAKTFRLSVVRPDWVYDAWTDRDTVQFDATQDVFTKNHRLKVFEGYRVCFLGFSDEEHQHMVDVLLENGGVCVELGDPECSHVVIPNMGAVLKRTKSSTDTNPSTSTSTSTGLGSLTNPQPQPQPHPHPQPQPTPTTSVGGEPRPPQTPTSSLGSARAAGGAANEHEPMDEAKIDSAGGVGGRMERALEQALEEKENERQPKEDEDEDEDEDEDEDEDEDEEDIFSDERLFVETAPVLNNAGDDQLPESDEDEEPQPQPDPEDVQACTPKTSKPRIRLTTAMPTQTRISSSTTKKATMGMAKALDFQSRTPNISPILKAIDECDMETEPATENDFKRKRIDSLSLMSADSCVLPASTKKPKLTRHGSISRTLRRSVSFVAEPLKNVLRPRRSSIAAADASTILGSEEAECSYGTPQPMDSGFKTPKRPKQRSSATPKNSKRLFGPISGNAPSPSPSPQLPLNPTAKASCDTNDTSYTLTPSTTTTSSSIMAFCAAPVVVNASSSSSAAAAAGHSAVQDIKEEDSPEGSTREPMQMVVDEHTTVAKPVPKSYRTHILKSDWFWYTIQNGYANETDYLFGDYLERISNTPNTDRRDSLPVSFNKRKRKRLSQRIQLDDTPLGSGKRRSSVSDAGLLSGSNSLFDCTTSPEKLLDSDDKPLLHSEPEPIDVTPVKRSMRFNHFMDFFTTESNYVGILDTILNLFKNKLEKMAETNDPLLNKSEIKSVFGNFLPIHEVHQSMLDHLRLLHANWREDCLIGDIIIRHQEELIKAYPPYVNFYEQTKEQLQYCDRVYPRFHAFLKINQTKPECGRQSLQDLMIRPVQRLPSISLLLKDILKHTGSSNADHERLEEALKSIKQVTLHINEDKRRTESRMAIFDIFNDIDGCPAHLVNSNRSFIAKCEVNELSDSLSGRGDSLLLYLFSDSIELCKRRSRSFNTVKSPGTGKPHKHLKLLSLNTIRFVIDISDSPRAFGLLLRGEKEKLYTFTINDEDKKSYIKKLCNQIAAHMCRTDADNLLLCHSSQELDVDISDVNVSTLSKAFRLAAKTRLKVGRAFSFNKTPNKLKRAVSTMMTSPFGSRNSLTPSSQLAQMRLAANSCKNISEVPDGDDCSSMRSISPSTQSETLVVPPMSVEPTRKNKAGVGGTVGRI, from the exons CATTCTGGGCCCGCCCGCTTTGAAGTACGCGGCAGAGATGAAGCAGACGCTGGGCCACAACTCGCGGCCCATTTACAACTACGCGATGCGCGGCGTCGTCACTTGCTTCACGGGCATACGCAAGAAGGATGAGCTG CTGAAACTGGTGCACCTCATCCACTCCATGAGCGGCTGCATCAAGAAGGACATGAACCCCAAGACAACACATTTGATTTGCAAACACAGCGGCGGCGTCAAGTACCA ATACGCCAAGACCTTCCGTTTGAGTGTCGTTCGCCCCGACTGGGTGTACGATGCCTGGACGGATCGCGACACCGTGCAGTTCGATGCCACGCAGGACGTCTTCACCAAGAACCACCGCCTGAAGGTGTTCGAGGGCTATAGGGTCTGCTTCTTAGGCTTCTCCGACGAGGAGCACCAGCACATGGTCGACGTGCTGCTGGAGAACGGCGGCGTCTGTGTCGAACTGGGCGATCCCGAGTGCTCGCATGTT GTGATTCCCAATATGGGCGCTGTACTTAAAAGAACTAAATCTAGCACTGATACTAAcccaagcacaagcacaagcacaagcacaggCTTAGGCTCACTAACTAACCctcaaccacaaccacaaccacatccacatccacaacCACAACCCACCCCCACAACAAGCGTCGGCGGGGAGCCACGCCCCCCCCAGACACCCACATCATCGCTAGGCAGCGCGCGGGCAGCAGGCGGGGCGGCAAACGAACACGAACCCATGGATGAGGCGAAGATCGATAGTGCAGGAGGAGTCGGAGGACGCATGGAGCGGGCCCTGGAGCAGGCGCTCGAGGAGAAGGAGAACGAGCGGCAGCCCAaagaggacgaggacgaggacgaggacgaagacgaagacgaggacgaagacgaggacgaggaggacaTCTTCTCCGACGAGCGTCTCTTCGTGGAGACGGCACCTGTCCTGAACAATGCTGGCGACGACCAGCTGCCAGAGTCCGACGAGGACGAAGAGCCTCAGCCGCAGCCGGACCCTGAGGATGTCCAGGCCTGCACTCCGAAGACCAGCAAGCCGCGCATCCGCCTCACCACGGCCATGCCCACTCAGACGCGTATCAGTAGTTCCACGACCAAAAAGGCGACGATGGGAATGGCGAAGGCGTTGGACTTTCAGAGCCGCACGCCCAACATATCCCCCATCCTGAAGGCCATCGACGAGTGTGACATGGAGACGGAGCCAGCCACTGAGAATGATTTCAAGCGAAAGCGCATCGACAGCCTGTCCCTGATGTCGGCGGACTCGTGCGTCCTGCCGGCGAGCACCAAGAAGCCCAAGCTGACCCGTCACGGATCCATCTCGCGCACCCTCCGTCGCTCCGTGAGCTTCGTGGCCGAGCCGCTCAAGAATGTGCTGCGGCCGCGGCGCAGCTCGATTGCGGCGGCCGATGCCTCCACCATTCTGGGCAGCGAGGAGGCCGAGTGCTCCTACGGGACGCCGCAGCCCATGGACAGCGGCTTCAAGACTCCGAAGCGGCCCAAGCAACGATCCTCTGCCACGCCGAAGAACTCCAAGCGCCTCTTCGGCCCCATCTCTGGTAACGCCCCCtcccccagtcccagtccccaACTCCCCCTCAATCCCACTGCAAAAGCCAGCTGCGATACCAACGACACCTCATACACATTGACACCGTCAACCACAACGACATCGTCATCGATCATGGCTTTCTGTGCTGCTCCAGTCGTCGTCAAcgcatcatcatcgtcgtccgctgctgctgctgctggacatAGCGCGGTTCAAGATATTAAAGAAGAAGATTCCCCCGAAGGGTCGACACGCGAGCCCATGCAAATG GTGGTGGACGAGCACACGACCGTCGCGAAGCCCGTCCCCAAGAGCTATCGCACACACATCCTGAAATCAGACTGGTTCTGGTATACCATACAGAATGGCTATGCCAACGAGACGGACTATCTGTTCGGAGAC TATCTGGAACGCATTTCGAATACCCCGAACACGGACCGTCGTGACTCGCTGCCCGTCAGCTTTAACAAGAGGAAACGCAAGCGTTTGTCGCAGCGCATCCAGCTGGATGACACGCCGCTGGGCTCGGGCAAGCGACGCTCCTCTGTGTCGGATGCCGGCCTTCTGTCCGGCTCCAACAGCCTGTTCGACTGCACCACGAGTCCGGAAAAACTGCTGGACAGCGACGACAAGCCGCTGCTGCACTCCGAGCCGGAGCCCATCGATGTCACGCCCGTCAAGAGATCCATGCGCTTCAACCACTTCATGGACTTCTTCACCACAGAATCCAACTATGTCGGCATACTGGATACCATTTTGAAT CTCTTTAAGAACAAACTGGAGAAAATGGCGGAGACGAATGATCCGCTGCTGAACAAGTCGGAGATCAAATCGGTGTTTGGCAACTTTCTGCCCATCCACGAGGTGCACCAGAGCATGCTGGATCATCTGCGGTTGCTGCATGCCAACTGGCGCGAGGACTGCCTCATCGGGGACATCATCATCCGTCACCAGGAGGAGCTGATCAAGGCGTATCCGCCGTACGTGAACTTTTACGAGCAGACGAAGGAGCAGCTGCAGTACTGCGACCGCGTGTACCCCCGCTTCCATGCGTTCCTCAAGATCAACCAGACGAAGCCCGAGTGCGGCCGCCAGAGCCTGCAGGACCTGATGATCAGGCCCGTGCAGCGCCTGCCCAGCATTAGTCTGCTGCTCAAGGACATCCTGAAGCACACGGGCAGCAGCAATGCGGACCACGAGAGACTGGAGGAGGCCCTGAAGTCCATCAAGCAGGTGACGCTGCACATCAACGAGGACAAGCGGCGCACCGAGTCGCGCATGGccatcttcgatatattcaaCGATATCGATGGTTGTCCGGCGCACCTCGTCAACTCCAACCGCAGCTTCATCGCCAAGTGCGAGGTGAACGAGCTCTCCGACTCGTTGAGCGGGCGGGGAGACAGCCTCCTGCTGTACCTCTTCTCCGATTCCATCGAGCTGTGCAAGCGACGCTCGCGCAGCTTCAACACCGTCAAGTCCCCGGGCACCGGCAAGCCGCACAAGCACCTCAAGCTGCTATCCCTCAACACGATCCGCTTCGTGATCGACATCTCGGACAGCCCGCGCGCCTTCGGCCTGCTGCTGCGCGGCGAGAAGGAGAAGCTATACACGTTCACCATCAACGACGAGGACAAGAAAAGCTACATAAAGAAGCTCTGCAACCAGATAGCCGCCCACATGTGCCGCACGGACGCGGACAACCTGCTGCTCTGCCACTCCTCCCAGGAGCTGGACGTGGACATCAGCGATGTGAATGTCAGCACGCTGAGCAAGGCCTTCAGGCTGGCAGCCAAGACGCGCCTGAAG GTGGGTCGCGCCTTCTCCTTCAACAAGACCCCAAACAAGCTGAAACGAGCCGTTTCCACCATGATGACCTCGCCCTTTGGCAGCAGAAACTCCTTGACGCCCTCCTCCCAGCTGGCCCAGATGCGTTTGGCAGCAAACAGCTGCAAAAATATTAGT GAAGTGCCCGATGGAGACGATTGCTCCAGCATGAGAAGCATCTCCCCATCGACGCAGTCGGAAACGCTGGTGGTGCCCCCAATGTCTGTGGAGCCCACGCGCAAGAACAAGGCCGGCGTGGGCGGCACCGTGGGCCGCATTTAG
- the LOC108151972 gene encoding protein ECT2 isoform X4, protein MEIFLCCILGPPALKYAAEMKQTLGHNSRPIYNYAMRGVVTCFTGIRKKDELLKLVHLIHSMSGCIKKDMNPKTTHLICKHSGGVKYQYAKTFRLSVVRPDWVYDAWTDRDTVQFDATQDVFTKNHRLKVFEGYRVCFLGFSDEEHQHMVDVLLENGGVCVELGDPECSHVVIPNMGAVLKRTKSSTDTNPSTSTSTSTGLGSLTNPQPQPQPHPHPQPQPTPTTSVGGEPRPPQTPTSSLGSARAAGGAANEHEPMDEAKIDSAGGVGGRMERALEQALEEKENERQPKEDEDEDEDEDEDEDEDEDEEDIFSDERLFVETAPVLNNAGDDQLPESDEDEEPQPQPDPEDVQACTPKTSKPRIRLTTAMPTQTRISSSTTKKATMGMAKALDFQSRTPNISPILKAIDECDMETEPATENDFKRKRIDSLSLMSADSCVLPASTKKPKLTRHGSISRTLRRSVSFVAEPLKNVLRPRRSSIAAADASTILGSEEAECSYGTPQPMDSGFKTPKRPKQRSSATPKNSKRLFGPISGNAPSPSPSPQLPLNPTAKASCDTNDTSYTLTPSTTTTSSSIMAFCAAPVVVNASSSSSAAAAAGHSAVQDIKEEDSPEGSTREPMQMVVDEHTTVAKPVPKSYRTHILKSDWFWYTIQNGYANETDYLFGDYLERISNTPNTDRRDSLPVSFNKRKRKRLSQRIQLDDTPLGSGKRRSSVSDAGLLSGSNSLFDCTTSPEKLLDSDDKPLLHSEPEPIDVTPVKRSMRFNHFMDFFTTESNYVGILDTILNLFKNKLEKMAETNDPLLNKSEIKSVFGNFLPIHEVHQSMLDHLRLLHANWREDCLIGDIIIRHQEELIKAYPPYVNFYEQTKEQLQYCDRVYPRFHAFLKINQTKPECGRQSLQDLMIRPVQRLPSISLLLKDILKHTGSSNADHERLEEALKSIKQVTLHINEDKRRTESRMAIFDIFNDIDGCPAHLVNSNRSFIAKCEVNELSDSLSGRGDSLLLYLFSDSIELCKRRSRSFNTVKSPGTGKPHKHLKLLSLNTIRFVIDISDSPRAFGLLLRGEKEKLYTFTINDEDKKSYIKKLCNQIAAHMCRTDADNLLLCHSSQELDVDISDVNVSTLSKAFRLAAKTRLKVGRAFSFNKTPNKLKRAVSTMMTSPFGSRNSLTPSSQLAQMRLAANSCKNISEVPDGDDCSSMRSISPSTQSETLVVPPMSVEPTRKNKAGVGGTVGRI, encoded by the exons CATTCTGGGCCCGCCCGCTTTGAAGTACGCGGCAGAGATGAAGCAGACGCTGGGCCACAACTCGCGGCCCATTTACAACTACGCGATGCGCGGCGTCGTCACTTGCTTCACGGGCATACGCAAGAAGGATGAGCTG CTGAAACTGGTGCACCTCATCCACTCCATGAGCGGCTGCATCAAGAAGGACATGAACCCCAAGACAACACATTTGATTTGCAAACACAGCGGCGGCGTCAAGTACCA ATACGCCAAGACCTTCCGTTTGAGTGTCGTTCGCCCCGACTGGGTGTACGATGCCTGGACGGATCGCGACACCGTGCAGTTCGATGCCACGCAGGACGTCTTCACCAAGAACCACCGCCTGAAGGTGTTCGAGGGCTATAGGGTCTGCTTCTTAGGCTTCTCCGACGAGGAGCACCAGCACATGGTCGACGTGCTGCTGGAGAACGGCGGCGTCTGTGTCGAACTGGGCGATCCCGAGTGCTCGCATGTT GTGATTCCCAATATGGGCGCTGTACTTAAAAGAACTAAATCTAGCACTGATACTAAcccaagcacaagcacaagcacaagcacaggCTTAGGCTCACTAACTAACCctcaaccacaaccacaaccacatccacatccacaacCACAACCCACCCCCACAACAAGCGTCGGCGGGGAGCCACGCCCCCCCCAGACACCCACATCATCGCTAGGCAGCGCGCGGGCAGCAGGCGGGGCGGCAAACGAACACGAACCCATGGATGAGGCGAAGATCGATAGTGCAGGAGGAGTCGGAGGACGCATGGAGCGGGCCCTGGAGCAGGCGCTCGAGGAGAAGGAGAACGAGCGGCAGCCCAaagaggacgaggacgaggacgaggacgaagacgaagacgaggacgaagacgaggacgaggaggacaTCTTCTCCGACGAGCGTCTCTTCGTGGAGACGGCACCTGTCCTGAACAATGCTGGCGACGACCAGCTGCCAGAGTCCGACGAGGACGAAGAGCCTCAGCCGCAGCCGGACCCTGAGGATGTCCAGGCCTGCACTCCGAAGACCAGCAAGCCGCGCATCCGCCTCACCACGGCCATGCCCACTCAGACGCGTATCAGTAGTTCCACGACCAAAAAGGCGACGATGGGAATGGCGAAGGCGTTGGACTTTCAGAGCCGCACGCCCAACATATCCCCCATCCTGAAGGCCATCGACGAGTGTGACATGGAGACGGAGCCAGCCACTGAGAATGATTTCAAGCGAAAGCGCATCGACAGCCTGTCCCTGATGTCGGCGGACTCGTGCGTCCTGCCGGCGAGCACCAAGAAGCCCAAGCTGACCCGTCACGGATCCATCTCGCGCACCCTCCGTCGCTCCGTGAGCTTCGTGGCCGAGCCGCTCAAGAATGTGCTGCGGCCGCGGCGCAGCTCGATTGCGGCGGCCGATGCCTCCACCATTCTGGGCAGCGAGGAGGCCGAGTGCTCCTACGGGACGCCGCAGCCCATGGACAGCGGCTTCAAGACTCCGAAGCGGCCCAAGCAACGATCCTCTGCCACGCCGAAGAACTCCAAGCGCCTCTTCGGCCCCATCTCTGGTAACGCCCCCtcccccagtcccagtccccaACTCCCCCTCAATCCCACTGCAAAAGCCAGCTGCGATACCAACGACACCTCATACACATTGACACCGTCAACCACAACGACATCGTCATCGATCATGGCTTTCTGTGCTGCTCCAGTCGTCGTCAAcgcatcatcatcgtcgtccgctgctgctgctgctggacatAGCGCGGTTCAAGATATTAAAGAAGAAGATTCCCCCGAAGGGTCGACACGCGAGCCCATGCAAATG GTGGTGGACGAGCACACGACCGTCGCGAAGCCCGTCCCCAAGAGCTATCGCACACACATCCTGAAATCAGACTGGTTCTGGTATACCATACAGAATGGCTATGCCAACGAGACGGACTATCTGTTCGGAGAC TATCTGGAACGCATTTCGAATACCCCGAACACGGACCGTCGTGACTCGCTGCCCGTCAGCTTTAACAAGAGGAAACGCAAGCGTTTGTCGCAGCGCATCCAGCTGGATGACACGCCGCTGGGCTCGGGCAAGCGACGCTCCTCTGTGTCGGATGCCGGCCTTCTGTCCGGCTCCAACAGCCTGTTCGACTGCACCACGAGTCCGGAAAAACTGCTGGACAGCGACGACAAGCCGCTGCTGCACTCCGAGCCGGAGCCCATCGATGTCACGCCCGTCAAGAGATCCATGCGCTTCAACCACTTCATGGACTTCTTCACCACAGAATCCAACTATGTCGGCATACTGGATACCATTTTGAAT CTCTTTAAGAACAAACTGGAGAAAATGGCGGAGACGAATGATCCGCTGCTGAACAAGTCGGAGATCAAATCGGTGTTTGGCAACTTTCTGCCCATCCACGAGGTGCACCAGAGCATGCTGGATCATCTGCGGTTGCTGCATGCCAACTGGCGCGAGGACTGCCTCATCGGGGACATCATCATCCGTCACCAGGAGGAGCTGATCAAGGCGTATCCGCCGTACGTGAACTTTTACGAGCAGACGAAGGAGCAGCTGCAGTACTGCGACCGCGTGTACCCCCGCTTCCATGCGTTCCTCAAGATCAACCAGACGAAGCCCGAGTGCGGCCGCCAGAGCCTGCAGGACCTGATGATCAGGCCCGTGCAGCGCCTGCCCAGCATTAGTCTGCTGCTCAAGGACATCCTGAAGCACACGGGCAGCAGCAATGCGGACCACGAGAGACTGGAGGAGGCCCTGAAGTCCATCAAGCAGGTGACGCTGCACATCAACGAGGACAAGCGGCGCACCGAGTCGCGCATGGccatcttcgatatattcaaCGATATCGATGGTTGTCCGGCGCACCTCGTCAACTCCAACCGCAGCTTCATCGCCAAGTGCGAGGTGAACGAGCTCTCCGACTCGTTGAGCGGGCGGGGAGACAGCCTCCTGCTGTACCTCTTCTCCGATTCCATCGAGCTGTGCAAGCGACGCTCGCGCAGCTTCAACACCGTCAAGTCCCCGGGCACCGGCAAGCCGCACAAGCACCTCAAGCTGCTATCCCTCAACACGATCCGCTTCGTGATCGACATCTCGGACAGCCCGCGCGCCTTCGGCCTGCTGCTGCGCGGCGAGAAGGAGAAGCTATACACGTTCACCATCAACGACGAGGACAAGAAAAGCTACATAAAGAAGCTCTGCAACCAGATAGCCGCCCACATGTGCCGCACGGACGCGGACAACCTGCTGCTCTGCCACTCCTCCCAGGAGCTGGACGTGGACATCAGCGATGTGAATGTCAGCACGCTGAGCAAGGCCTTCAGGCTGGCAGCCAAGACGCGCCTGAAG GTGGGTCGCGCCTTCTCCTTCAACAAGACCCCAAACAAGCTGAAACGAGCCGTTTCCACCATGATGACCTCGCCCTTTGGCAGCAGAAACTCCTTGACGCCCTCCTCCCAGCTGGCCCAGATGCGTTTGGCAGCAAACAGCTGCAAAAATATTAGT GAAGTGCCCGATGGAGACGATTGCTCCAGCATGAGAAGCATCTCCCCATCGACGCAGTCGGAAACGCTGGTGGTGCCCCCAATGTCTGTGGAGCCCACGCGCAAGAACAAGGCCGGCGTGGGCGGCACCGTGGGCCGCATTTAG